The nucleotide window TGACGCTCAGGGGCAACGGGATTTATTGGGTATCTGGGTTGGTGAGAGTGAAGGAGCACATTTCTGGTTATCGGTGTTAACTGAATTACAGAACCGTGGTGTAGAAGACATTCTAATTGCCTGTGTGGATGGTTTGAAGGGATTCCCGGAAGCCATCGAGAGTATTTT belongs to Candidatus Neomarinimicrobiota bacterium and includes:
- a CDS encoding transposase; protein product: MVYFDAIHYKIRSDGKVQTRAAYTCLGIDAQGQRDLLGIWVGESEGAHFWLSVLTELQNRGVEDILIACVDGLKGFPEAIESI